From Sneathiella sp. P13V-1, one genomic window encodes:
- the pyk gene encoding pyruvate kinase, translating to MRRQRKTKIIATLGPASSSPEMVEKLYLAGVDVFRLNFSHGDHSDHKERVSIIRKLETELGRPIGILADLQGPKIRVGTFAEGPVLLEKGQEFTLDLDDKAGDPSRVSLPHPQVLASLEDGSTLLLDDGKLELKVTKASPTKAVCTVVIGGKLSDRKGVNIPDAIIQMSPLTDKDRKDLDYALELGVDWIALSFVQRGEDIAEIKKIVAGRAGVMAKIEKPSAVDNLDDIVELADALMVARGDLGVEVPIQKVPSLQKRIITRAKNAGKPVVVATQMLESMISAPVPTRAEVTDVANAIYDGTDAVMLSAESAAGDYPVEAVSTMNDIAEETELDSNYRIVMDASHASPEATTADAISAAALQVADTIQASAIVTYTTSGSTALRAARERGTAPILALTPSIRTARRLALSWGLHCVHTADAENFADMVEKACNISFREEYARPGERIVIMAGVPFGTPGSTNILRIAWVGEKTLSRM from the coding sequence ATGAGACGACAGCGCAAAACTAAAATTATTGCCACACTTGGGCCCGCAAGTTCTTCCCCGGAAATGGTTGAAAAACTGTATTTAGCAGGCGTTGATGTCTTCAGGCTTAATTTCAGTCATGGAGACCATTCGGATCATAAGGAACGCGTCTCAATCATTCGAAAACTGGAAACCGAACTTGGGCGACCCATAGGTATTCTCGCTGATCTGCAAGGCCCAAAAATCCGTGTCGGCACCTTTGCTGAGGGACCAGTTCTATTGGAGAAAGGACAGGAGTTCACCCTGGATCTTGATGACAAGGCAGGCGATCCAAGCCGTGTCTCTCTGCCGCACCCACAAGTTCTTGCTTCTCTGGAAGACGGCAGCACATTGCTTTTGGACGACGGTAAACTGGAACTGAAAGTCACCAAGGCATCTCCAACTAAAGCTGTTTGCACGGTGGTCATCGGCGGAAAGCTGTCTGACCGGAAAGGTGTCAATATTCCAGATGCTATCATCCAGATGAGTCCTTTGACCGACAAGGACCGTAAAGATCTTGATTACGCGTTGGAGCTTGGCGTGGACTGGATTGCGCTTAGCTTTGTCCAACGCGGCGAGGACATTGCTGAAATTAAAAAAATTGTCGCTGGACGCGCTGGCGTTATGGCGAAAATTGAAAAGCCATCAGCCGTGGACAATCTTGATGACATCGTAGAACTTGCTGATGCTTTGATGGTCGCGCGTGGTGACCTTGGTGTTGAAGTTCCGATACAAAAAGTACCGTCTCTCCAAAAGCGGATCATTACACGGGCGAAAAACGCAGGTAAGCCAGTTGTTGTTGCAACCCAGATGCTGGAAAGCATGATTTCTGCGCCTGTTCCAACCCGCGCGGAAGTAACCGATGTAGCCAACGCAATCTATGACGGAACAGACGCTGTAATGTTGTCGGCGGAAAGTGCAGCGGGTGATTACCCCGTCGAAGCTGTCAGCACAATGAACGATATTGCCGAAGAAACGGAGCTCGACAGCAATTATCGCATTGTCATGGACGCTTCCCACGCATCACCGGAAGCGACAACAGCTGATGCCATCAGCGCTGCGGCTCTTCAAGTTGCCGATACCATTCAGGCATCTGCTATCGTTACATATACCACGTCCGGGTCAACAGCTTTGCGCGCCGCGCGTGAGCGAGGTACAGCACCTATTCTGGCGCTGACGCCATCTATTCGAACCGCACGCCGCCTGGCATTAAGTTGGGGATTACATTGCGTCCATACGGCAGATGCCGAGAATTTCGCCGACATGGTGGAAAAAGCCTGCAATATCTCTTTCCGTGAAGAGTATGCACGTCCTGGTGAGAGGATTGTTATTATGGCCGGGGTTCCATTTGGAACACCCGGATCCACAAATATTCTTCGTATCGCGTGGGTTGGCGAGAAGACCTTAAGCCGTATGTAA
- the glcF gene encoding glycolate oxidase subunit GlcF: MKTDFTLAQLADPKFSASNDILRKCVHCGFCTATCPTYTELGDERDSPRGRIYMIQQMLQSGQPAPADTVTHIDRCLSCLSCMTTCPSGVDYMHLVDHARQYVEETYDRPLVDKMLRKMLTILLPRPNLFRLALFGAGLSRPLKGLFRGRLRAMLDMAPKEIEQRSILDEVPLHKVDEPSRKGRVILMTGCAQKVLSPQINDATIRLLTRHGIEVVIPKESGCCGALPLHMGQEDPALELAKKNVLAWSAEAERGELDAIVINTSGCGTTVKDYGHLFEHDPALKEKAALVASLAKDITEYLADVELQTKGSTPSLKVAYHSACSLQHGQKVTNLPKQLLEKAGYDVYPLPEAHICCGSAGTYNLMQPEISARLKERKVKNIQKVAPDLVAAGNIGCITQIASGMELPVVHTVELLDWATGGPKPEQIERLHTA, translated from the coding sequence ATGAAAACTGATTTTACCTTAGCACAGCTCGCGGATCCGAAATTCTCGGCGTCTAACGATATCCTCCGCAAATGTGTGCATTGCGGTTTCTGTACCGCAACTTGTCCGACCTATACCGAACTTGGAGACGAGCGGGACAGCCCTCGGGGCCGCATTTATATGATCCAGCAAATGCTGCAAAGTGGGCAACCAGCGCCTGCGGATACGGTTACACATATTGACCGCTGTCTTTCTTGCCTGTCTTGTATGACAACATGTCCTTCTGGCGTTGATTATATGCATCTGGTTGATCATGCACGTCAGTATGTTGAAGAGACTTATGATCGGCCGCTTGTCGATAAAATGCTGCGCAAGATGCTGACCATCTTGTTACCGCGCCCAAATCTGTTCCGTTTGGCGCTTTTTGGGGCAGGGTTATCCAGACCATTGAAAGGTTTGTTTAGGGGTCGCCTTCGTGCCATGCTTGATATGGCACCAAAAGAAATTGAACAACGCTCTATCCTTGATGAAGTGCCCTTGCACAAGGTAGACGAGCCTTCCAGAAAAGGGCGCGTTATTCTGATGACAGGTTGTGCACAGAAGGTACTGTCACCGCAAATCAATGACGCCACAATCAGGTTGCTAACCCGTCATGGCATCGAAGTTGTCATTCCAAAAGAAAGTGGCTGTTGTGGTGCGTTGCCTCTGCATATGGGGCAGGAAGATCCCGCGCTGGAACTCGCGAAGAAGAATGTTCTTGCTTGGTCTGCCGAAGCGGAAAGAGGTGAGCTGGACGCGATCGTGATCAATACGTCCGGTTGCGGGACAACGGTTAAAGACTACGGGCACCTTTTTGAGCATGATCCAGCTTTGAAAGAAAAAGCCGCGTTGGTTGCTTCTCTTGCCAAAGACATTACGGAATATCTGGCGGATGTGGAATTGCAAACAAAAGGTTCAACTCCAAGTCTGAAAGTGGCCTATCATTCCGCTTGTTCCTTGCAGCATGGACAGAAAGTAACCAACCTTCCTAAACAATTGCTGGAGAAGGCTGGCTACGATGTTTATCCATTGCCAGAGGCACATATTTGCTGTGGTTCCGCTGGGACTTACAATTTGATGCAGCCTGAGATTTCTGCCCGCTTGAAAGAGCGGAAAGTCAAAAATATTCAAAAGGTTGCCCCGGATCTTGTGGCCGCAGGGAATATTGGCTGTATTACGCAAATTGCATCTGGAATGGAACTGCCCGTCGTTCACACAGTTGAACTGCTCGATTGGGCAACAGGTGGTCCCAAACCAGAACAAATTGAGCGCTTACATACGGCTTAA
- a CDS encoding FAD-binding oxidoreductase, whose amino-acid sequence MEKVRVSEDSQIRELLDWAIADKKVINVTGGGTKLELGRPTEVDAELSMSDLNGVLLYEPAELVMKAKAGTRLVEIQKTLKDAGQQMAFCPPDLGPLMGKDAGLTTLGGIFACNLSGSERIKNGAARDHLLGVEGFTGRAEPFHTGSRVMKNVTGYDLCKLIAGSHGTLAVATEFTFKVLPKGEKTRTVVVFGESPEQAVKTMNRAMSSIHEVVATAYLPADIAKRTDIDLISEPEKSVTVMKVEGAAPSAEFRCKALKDMFKDCGDIEELHGMRSEKLWDFTGNVGAFVADQSRIVWKISTPPAEAASYIASLSESLSGLEYYLDWAGGLIWISLPAATENAGEESVRGKLENGHATLIRADASVRSAISPFHPQDKIKMMISEKIRDGFDPSCILNPERMYALPEGAKS is encoded by the coding sequence ATGGAAAAAGTACGTGTGAGTGAAGATAGCCAGATCAGGGAATTGCTTGATTGGGCTATCGCGGACAAAAAAGTTATCAACGTAACGGGCGGTGGAACAAAATTAGAATTGGGTCGACCGACTGAAGTGGACGCAGAATTGTCCATGTCAGATTTAAACGGCGTTCTTCTTTATGAACCAGCAGAACTTGTTATGAAGGCAAAAGCGGGAACCCGCCTAGTCGAAATTCAAAAGACTCTTAAGGATGCAGGGCAGCAGATGGCATTTTGCCCTCCTGATCTCGGTCCATTGATGGGGAAAGACGCTGGGCTGACCACATTAGGCGGTATCTTTGCCTGTAACCTGTCTGGGTCTGAGCGTATTAAAAACGGTGCTGCGAGGGATCACCTTTTAGGGGTGGAAGGGTTCACGGGACGTGCTGAGCCGTTCCATACAGGTAGCCGGGTTATGAAGAACGTAACGGGCTATGATCTTTGTAAGTTGATTGCTGGTAGCCATGGAACCTTGGCTGTTGCCACCGAATTTACATTTAAGGTTCTTCCTAAAGGGGAGAAAACACGAACCGTTGTCGTATTTGGAGAAAGTCCAGAACAAGCTGTTAAAACCATGAACAGGGCAATGTCTTCAATTCATGAGGTTGTTGCAACGGCTTATCTGCCTGCAGACATCGCTAAGAGAACAGATATTGATTTGATCTCAGAACCAGAGAAATCAGTCACGGTGATGAAAGTAGAAGGTGCCGCGCCTTCAGCCGAATTCCGGTGTAAAGCCTTGAAAGATATGTTTAAAGACTGTGGTGACATCGAAGAATTGCATGGTATGCGATCAGAAAAGTTGTGGGATTTTACTGGGAATGTGGGCGCATTCGTAGCAGATCAATCGCGGATTGTTTGGAAAATCTCAACGCCTCCAGCAGAAGCGGCATCATATATAGCGTCACTTTCAGAGAGTCTTAGTGGTCTTGAGTATTATCTTGATTGGGCCGGAGGCTTGATTTGGATCTCTTTGCCAGCCGCCACAGAAAATGCCGGGGAGGAGAGTGTTCGAGGTAAACTTGAAAACGGTCATGCAACGCTCATTCGTGCTGATGCAAGTGTGCGATCAGCCATCTCACCTTTCCATCCGCAAGATAAAATCAAAATGATGATCAGCGAGAAAATCAGAGATGGATTTGATCCCTCCTGTATCCTAAATCCGGAACGTATGTATGCATTACCTGAAGGGGCGAAATCATGA
- a CDS encoding FAD-linked oxidase C-terminal domain-containing protein, which yields MVLMPKPDEEVLAKRDYLIEELRKIVKDPSGVIVEEAGLRAFECDGLSAYRQLPMIAVLPEDKREISEILKLCSKEKVNVVPRGAGTSLSGGALPLADGVLLGLGKFNRILEVDYDNRCAVVEPGVTNLAITNEVKDDGFYYAPDPSSQIACTIGGNIAENSGGVHCLKYGLTTNNVLGVEMITMEGDIIKLGGKHLDAEGYDLMGIITGSEGLLGVITEVTVRLLRSPEHVTAQLIGFPSSEQAGECVGRIIGEGIIPAGMEMMDRYAIQAAEDFCHAGYPLDVEALLIVELDGPLVEIDHNNEQIGRIAKECGATVIKQSQSEEERMTFWLGRKSAFPAVGRLSPDYMCMDGTIPRSKLPEVLKRMNELSAHYGLRVANVFHAGDGNLHPLILFDANQPGELEKCEAFGADILKLCVEVGGVLTGEHGVGVEKRDLMNEMFSETDLKQQQRLKCAFDPDGRLNPGKVFPVLHRCAELGKMHVHNGELPFPDIPRF from the coding sequence ATGGTATTAATGCCAAAACCCGATGAGGAAGTCCTGGCAAAGCGGGATTACCTGATCGAAGAACTTCGGAAAATTGTTAAAGACCCATCAGGGGTGATTGTCGAGGAAGCTGGGCTTCGCGCTTTTGAGTGCGATGGTTTGAGCGCATATCGGCAGTTGCCAATGATTGCGGTGCTACCTGAAGACAAACGGGAAATCTCCGAAATCCTGAAACTTTGCTCCAAAGAGAAAGTAAATGTTGTCCCGCGCGGTGCAGGAACCTCGTTGTCTGGTGGTGCGCTTCCTTTGGCGGACGGTGTTCTTCTTGGTCTTGGAAAGTTCAATCGTATCCTTGAAGTGGATTATGATAACCGCTGCGCTGTGGTAGAGCCGGGGGTTACCAATCTTGCCATTACAAACGAAGTTAAAGACGATGGCTTCTATTATGCGCCAGATCCTTCCAGTCAGATCGCCTGTACCATCGGCGGCAATATTGCGGAGAACTCCGGTGGGGTTCATTGCCTTAAATACGGCCTGACAACCAACAACGTCCTTGGTGTGGAAATGATCACCATGGAGGGCGATATCATTAAGCTGGGCGGTAAGCACTTGGATGCGGAAGGTTATGACCTGATGGGGATCATAACAGGATCAGAGGGTTTGCTAGGTGTAATTACCGAAGTAACGGTTCGCCTCCTTCGTAGCCCAGAACATGTGACCGCCCAACTTATCGGTTTTCCTTCCAGCGAACAGGCAGGAGAATGTGTTGGTCGCATTATTGGCGAAGGGATTATTCCTGCCGGTATGGAGATGATGGACCGTTATGCCATTCAGGCAGCAGAAGATTTCTGTCACGCGGGATATCCGCTTGATGTGGAAGCATTGCTGATCGTTGAACTGGATGGTCCGTTGGTGGAGATTGACCATAACAACGAACAGATAGGACGTATCGCAAAGGAATGCGGCGCCACGGTCATTAAACAAAGCCAAAGCGAAGAAGAGCGCATGACCTTCTGGCTTGGCCGGAAATCAGCATTTCCGGCTGTTGGGCGTTTGTCACCAGATTATATGTGTATGGACGGCACCATCCCGCGCAGTAAGTTACCAGAAGTCCTGAAGCGCATGAATGAGCTGTCAGCGCATTACGGACTTCGTGTCGCCAATGTTTTCCACGCAGGAGATGGTAATCTACATCCGTTGATCTTGTTTGACGCGAACCAGCCGGGAGAACTTGAAAAATGTGAAGCCTTTGGGGCTGATATTCTAAAGCTATGTGTTGAAGTAGGTGGTGTCCTAACCGGAGAACATGGTGTTGGTGTCGAAAAGCGGGACCTGATGAATGAAATGTTCTCGGAAACGGACCTCAAGCAGCAACAACGTCTCAAATGTGCTTTTGATCCAGATGGTCGTCTGAACCCTGGGAAAGTATTCCCGGTTCTGCACCGTTGCGCTGAACTTGGCAAAATGCATGTTCATAATGGCGAACTTCCTTTCCCTGATATCCCAAGGTTCTAA
- the ykgO gene encoding type B 50S ribosomal protein L36, with protein sequence MKVINSLKSAKKRHRDCRVVRRKGRVYVINKTNPRFKARQG encoded by the coding sequence ATGAAAGTTATCAACTCGCTCAAATCTGCGAAAAAACGTCATCGCGATTGTCGCGTCGTCCGTCGTAAAGGGCGGGTATACGTGATCAACAAAACAAATCCTCGCTTCAAAGCGCGTCAGGGCTAA
- a CDS encoding class I SAM-dependent methyltransferase, whose translation METGAAEKENGGAEGKRPLKERLKLWWDGYEIREKKAAPKIVDEEPPEDEGPPTVMGWAVSRQRSVVTLFGDGMIRCVPDDVKKRMTTPMGVNKTMSVAELGAGLGGFAQWVVDEFEAYVDAYESEEPLVDAGKELIKMAGQTRFIRYIHADFEDFQPKDHSANVVYSAEALFCVKNKELLFNRIHDMLKAEGQFMMSDYMLDGSGEDDPNIQKWFEAEPDRPHLLDVQKTRALMTKAGFEVSIAEDITAEYKANVLAAFADYARRTGRGEKSGHLHDWVLKEGELWTARVKAMESGSLKVFRIYARVPAKIV comes from the coding sequence ATGGAAACAGGTGCAGCTGAAAAAGAGAACGGCGGAGCTGAGGGGAAGCGCCCGTTGAAGGAGCGTTTGAAACTCTGGTGGGACGGATATGAAATCCGTGAAAAGAAAGCTGCGCCAAAAATAGTCGATGAAGAGCCGCCGGAAGACGAAGGACCGCCCACTGTTATGGGATGGGCGGTCAGCCGTCAGCGTTCCGTCGTTACCTTGTTTGGTGACGGTATGATCCGCTGCGTTCCGGATGACGTGAAGAAAAGAATGACAACCCCTATGGGTGTTAATAAAACCATGAGCGTTGCCGAATTGGGAGCAGGTCTTGGGGGGTTCGCCCAATGGGTTGTTGATGAGTTCGAGGCTTATGTGGATGCCTATGAAAGCGAAGAGCCGCTTGTGGATGCCGGTAAAGAGCTGATTAAAATGGCGGGGCAAACACGGTTTATTCGCTATATCCATGCGGATTTTGAGGATTTCCAACCAAAAGATCACTCGGCAAATGTTGTCTATTCTGCTGAGGCCCTTTTCTGTGTGAAGAACAAGGAACTGTTGTTCAACCGTATCCATGACATGTTGAAGGCTGAAGGTCAGTTTATGATGTCAGATTATATGTTGGATGGTTCCGGCGAAGATGATCCGAACATTCAAAAATGGTTTGAGGCTGAACCTGACCGCCCACATTTGCTGGATGTTCAAAAGACGCGCGCGTTAATGACGAAGGCCGGTTTTGAAGTGAGTATCGCGGAGGATATTACTGCCGAGTACAAGGCCAATGTTCTGGCAGCTTTTGCAGATTATGCAAGAAGAACAGGGCGCGGCGAAAAAAGCGGTCACCTGCATGATTGGGTGTTGAAAGAGGGCGAGCTTTGGACAGCGCGTGTGAAAGCGATGGAATCGGGATCATTGAAAGTTTTCAGGATTTATGCGCGGGTCCCTGCAAAAATCGTCTAA
- a CDS encoding class I adenylate-forming enzyme family protein produces the protein MSGTPANPDNTVSTELPEREFTPYPHLMAEAAAQQPDLPVLTVEGVAVTWKVLMPRINQVANMLASRGIGRGDYVAVLARSSIEYVTVFLGTLVSGACIVPLSGMASSEQLEGMMNDSGAKMLFASSHTLDLISPFKGKLSEIPDDGYVAFDFEGEGWQSYKPLLDSASTEALHVDIKEEDPFNLIYSSGTTGVPKGIEQSHGMRFQHVIRFQAMGLDVGAVCLVSTSLYSNTTLVAMLPPIAMGGRVIVMPKFGVEEYLELAERERVTHTMLVPVQYQRIMKHEAFDKYDLESYQLKLSTSAPLREDLKRDIAARWPGKMVEIYGMTEGGVGTVLSVTEFPDKLASVGKAGLGAEIRIISEEGKELPQGEIGEIVGRSTAMMNGYHNRPDLTDDMIWMSPEGERFFKSGDMGRLDEDGFLFLLDRKKDMILSGGFNIYAADIEAELIKHPSVEDVAVIAIPSEEWGETPLGLVVLEKGADETPGQIREWVNERLGKAQRVSEIVFRNELPRSTIGKILKRELRDEYLSANKV, from the coding sequence ATGAGCGGAACGCCGGCAAATCCAGACAACACAGTTTCCACGGAATTACCAGAACGTGAGTTTACCCCTTATCCCCATTTGATGGCGGAAGCAGCCGCGCAGCAACCGGACCTACCTGTGCTGACAGTTGAAGGTGTTGCCGTCACCTGGAAAGTACTGATGCCGCGCATTAATCAGGTGGCTAATATGCTTGCAAGCCGCGGAATTGGACGTGGGGATTATGTGGCCGTCTTAGCGCGAAGCAGTATTGAATATGTTACCGTATTTCTGGGAACGCTGGTTTCCGGAGCTTGTATTGTGCCTCTGTCAGGGATGGCCTCTAGTGAGCAACTGGAAGGTATGATGAATGATAGCGGGGCGAAGATGCTGTTCGCCTCATCACATACCTTGGATCTAATCTCGCCATTTAAAGGAAAACTCTCAGAAATCCCTGATGATGGTTATGTCGCCTTCGATTTTGAAGGAGAAGGTTGGCAAAGTTATAAGCCACTTTTGGATTCGGCGTCTACTGAGGCACTTCACGTTGATATCAAAGAAGAAGATCCGTTCAACTTGATCTACTCCTCTGGTACGACGGGCGTTCCAAAAGGCATTGAACAAAGCCACGGTATGCGGTTCCAGCATGTGATCCGTTTTCAGGCTATGGGGTTGGATGTCGGCGCGGTTTGCCTTGTTTCAACATCTTTGTATTCCAATACAACCTTGGTCGCGATGCTGCCACCCATAGCGATGGGCGGCCGCGTCATCGTCATGCCGAAATTTGGTGTTGAGGAATATCTGGAACTCGCTGAGAGAGAGCGGGTCACTCACACAATGCTGGTTCCGGTTCAATATCAACGGATCATGAAACATGAGGCGTTTGATAAATATGATCTGGAGAGCTATCAATTGAAACTTTCTACCAGTGCACCTCTACGTGAAGACCTAAAGCGTGATATCGCAGCCAGATGGCCGGGCAAAATGGTTGAGATATACGGAATGACGGAAGGCGGGGTTGGTACTGTTCTGTCGGTCACCGAATTCCCTGACAAATTGGCCTCTGTCGGCAAAGCGGGGCTAGGGGCGGAAATTCGCATTATTAGTGAAGAGGGCAAAGAGCTCCCCCAGGGAGAAATCGGAGAGATCGTTGGTAGATCAACAGCGATGATGAACGGGTATCACAATCGTCCGGATCTAACAGACGATATGATTTGGATGTCTCCAGAAGGGGAACGGTTCTTCAAAAGTGGAGACATGGGGCGTCTCGATGAGGATGGTTTCCTTTTCTTGCTGGACAGAAAAAAGGACATGATCCTGTCAGGCGGATTTAACATCTATGCGGCTGATATCGAAGCTGAACTGATTAAGCACCCTTCAGTCGAGGATGTCGCTGTGATTGCCATTCCAAGTGAGGAATGGGGGGAGACACCTCTTGGGTTGGTAGTGCTTGAAAAAGGAGCTGACGAAACACCAGGCCAAATTCGCGAATGGGTAAATGAGCGTTTGGGAAAAGCACAACGCGTTTCAGAGATTGTGTTTCGGAATGAATTGCCAAGAAGCACAATCGGTAAGATATTAAAACGTGAATTGAGAGATGAATATTTGTCTGCAAACAAAGTGTGA
- a CDS encoding bifunctional metallophosphatase/5'-nucleotidase, with protein MDLVKTKKMFVSIGVMMSLLMIFTAQAIAEGTKITLLHTNDMGEMAGKPGYGGFPELATLLKLHRDENPSAITTFGGDLISPSLMSGLSKGTEMVAMMNALKLDVAVLGNHEFDFGADVARARIKEAKFKWLASNVRTVDGEDALGSTPIFLKKVGDFTVGFFGLTTEETVDLSSPGEKVEFANVIETGNQMVAELKSKGADVIVALTHLDYAEDIKVARQVKGIHVILGGHDHRVIAMQENGVSILQSGSDLRYLGVLDLDVSVVEKRGKKKLQVIPSWEIVATKDIPANPEIAKMVSDYAMALDKELDVAVGKTSVELDTTRVSVRTKQTVFGQFIAESMRQKVGADIGFTNGGGIRGDRTYKAGTVLTRKDILTELPFGNVTVSLEVSGKDLAALVEHSVSKIEDGAGRYGQYANLEFILNASKPAGERVSDIKVGGAPLDITKTYIIATNDYVAKGGDGYAMLKDAKRIVDAAAGELMASTVINAVKDKGGIR; from the coding sequence ATGGATCTAGTTAAAACGAAAAAAATGTTCGTCAGTATTGGCGTTATGATGTCATTGCTGATGATATTTACCGCGCAAGCGATCGCCGAAGGTACAAAGATTACCTTGCTTCATACCAATGATATGGGAGAAATGGCGGGTAAGCCGGGATATGGTGGTTTTCCTGAACTTGCGACATTGTTAAAGCTGCATCGGGATGAAAATCCTAGCGCGATTACCACATTCGGTGGTGACCTGATTTCTCCTTCTCTTATGTCAGGTCTTTCCAAGGGAACAGAAATGGTTGCCATGATGAATGCGCTGAAACTGGATGTGGCAGTTCTTGGAAATCATGAGTTTGATTTTGGGGCAGATGTTGCCCGTGCACGTATCAAGGAAGCTAAGTTTAAGTGGCTGGCAAGTAATGTTCGTACAGTGGATGGCGAAGACGCCCTTGGTAGTACACCAATATTTTTGAAGAAGGTGGGGGACTTCACCGTTGGCTTCTTCGGCCTAACAACAGAAGAGACAGTGGATCTTTCCTCGCCAGGTGAAAAGGTTGAATTCGCCAATGTGATTGAGACGGGCAATCAAATGGTGGCGGAGCTGAAATCCAAAGGGGCGGATGTTATCGTTGCGCTGACACATCTTGATTACGCCGAAGATATTAAAGTGGCCCGTCAGGTAAAAGGTATCCATGTGATTTTGGGTGGTCATGACCACCGTGTGATTGCGATGCAAGAAAATGGAGTGTCAATTCTTCAGTCCGGCTCGGACCTCAGATATCTTGGGGTGCTTGATCTGGATGTTTCCGTTGTCGAAAAGCGCGGTAAGAAAAAACTACAGGTCATTCCAAGTTGGGAGATCGTGGCCACTAAAGATATCCCTGCAAATCCTGAGATTGCCAAAATGGTGTCGGATTACGCGATGGCGTTGGATAAGGAATTGGACGTAGCCGTTGGTAAAACCAGTGTTGAGCTGGACACAACTAGAGTATCCGTGAGGACAAAACAAACAGTGTTTGGGCAGTTCATCGCCGAATCCATGCGCCAAAAAGTTGGGGCTGATATCGGGTTTACAAACGGGGGTGGCATCCGTGGAGATCGAACCTATAAAGCTGGAACAGTGCTAACAAGAAAAGATATCCTAACCGAACTGCCGTTTGGTAATGTAACCGTTTCACTGGAAGTGAGCGGCAAGGACCTCGCTGCACTAGTAGAGCATAGTGTATCCAAAATTGAGGATGGTGCAGGTCGATATGGGCAATATGCAAACCTTGAGTTCATTTTGAATGCAAGTAAACCCGCAGGTGAGCGAGTGTCAGATATCAAAGTAGGCGGTGCGCCTCTGGATATCACTAAGACCTACATAATTGCCACCAACGATTATGTCGCCAAAGGTGGAGATGGATATGCAATGCTAAAAGATGCAAAACGCATTGTAGATGCGGCAGCAGGCGAATTGATGGCGTCAACCGTTATCAACGCGGTCAAAGATAAAGGCGGCATTCGCTGA
- a CDS encoding HIT domain-containing protein: MFELHPQLAADTVLIKKLELSRVLLSKDSRFPWLILVPEIDGAKDLHALALQDYQIVCNEIRAVASKIQEALNPDKMNFASLGNMVPQLHIHIVARWKEDAAWPAPIWGNGERILYSQEELRHKIRYFQEIIN; encoded by the coding sequence ATGTTTGAACTACACCCACAACTTGCCGCCGATACGGTTTTAATCAAGAAACTGGAATTGAGCCGTGTGCTTCTATCAAAAGACAGCCGCTTTCCCTGGCTCATACTTGTACCGGAAATCGATGGCGCGAAAGACTTACATGCTCTCGCGCTTCAAGATTATCAGATTGTGTGCAACGAAATTCGGGCCGTGGCCTCTAAAATTCAGGAGGCGTTAAACCCTGACAAAATGAACTTCGCGTCCCTTGGCAATATGGTTCCGCAGCTTCATATCCACATTGTCGCAAGGTGGAAGGAAGATGCCGCCTGGCCCGCCCCAATTTGGGGGAACGGCGAGAGAATTCTTTACAGCCAAGAAGAATTGCGACATAAAATCAGATACTTCCAGGAAATTATTAATTAA